A part of Brassica napus cultivar Da-Ae unplaced genomic scaffold, Da-Ae ScsIHWf_453;HRSCAF=690, whole genome shotgun sequence genomic DNA contains:
- the LOC125604033 gene encoding sterol 14-demethylase-like, whose product MELDSDNNLLKTGLVIVATLAISKLIFSFFTSQSRKKRHPPTLQAWLPLIGSLIRFLKGPVVMLRDEYPKLGSVFTVNLLHKKMTFLIGPEVSAHFFKAHDSVLSQQEVYKFNVPTFGPGVVFDVDYTVRQEQFRFFSEALRVNKLKAYVDMMITEAEGFFSNWGESGEVDLKEELDSLIILTASRCLLGREVRDQLFDDVTALFHDLDNGMLPISVLFPYLPIPAHRRRDRARVKLSEIFSNIMLSRKHSGKSENDMLQCFIESKYRDGRQTTESEVAGLLIAALFAGQQTSSITSTWTGAYLMKYKEYSSAALDEQKKLIEKHGDKIDHDIISSEMNVLYRCIKEALRLHPPLIMLMRASHSDFNVTTRDGKTYDIPKGHIVATSPAFANRLPHVFKNPDSYDPDRFSPGREEDKAAGAFSYISFGGGRHGCLGEPFAYLQIKAIWSHLLRNFELELVSPFPEMDWNAMVVGIKGNVMVRYKRRQLVLD is encoded by the exons ATGGAACTGGATTCGGACAACAACTTATTAAAGACGGGTTTGGTTATAGTGGCGACACTTGCTATATCCaaactcatcttctccttcttcacttcCCAGTCCAGGAAGAAGCGTCATCCTCCCACTCTTCAAGCTTGGCTTCCATTGATCGGAAGCCTTATCCGGTTCTTGAAAGGCCCTGTCGTAATGCTTAGAGATGAATACCCTAAGCTTGGAAGTGTCTTCACAGTGAATCTTCTTCACAAAAAGATGACTTTTCTCATTGGTCCTGAAGTCTCCGCTCATTTTTTCAAAGCTCATGATTCTGTTCTCAGCCAGCAGGAAGTTTACAAATTCAACGTGCCTACTTTTGGCCCTGGAGTTGTTTTCGATGTCGACTACACCGTTCGTCAGGAACAGTTTCGGTTCTTCAGCGAGGCACTCCGAGTCAACAAGCTAAAGGCTTACGTGGATATGATGATTACTGAAGCTGAA GGTTTCTTCTCCAACTGGGGAGAGAGTGGTGAAGTTGATCTTAAGGAAGAGCTAGACAGTCTCATCATCTTGACTGCAAGTAGATGTCTACTGGGTCGAGAAGTACGTGACCAGCTTTTTGATGACGTCACTGCTTTGTTCCATGATCTTGACAATGGAATGCTTCCCATCAGTGTTCTCTTCCCATACCTCCCTATTCCAGCTCACCGTCGTCGCGACCGTGCTCGTGTAAAGCTTTCTGAGATTTTCTCAAACATCATGTTGTCGAGAAAACACTCTGGCAAATCAGAGAACGACATGTTGCAGTGTTTCATCGAGTCAAAGTACAGAGACGGTAGACAGACAACCGAATCCGAGGTAGCGGGTTTGCTCATCGCTGCTCTCTTTGCAGGACAGCAGACGAGCTCTATCACTTCCACGTGGACCGGTGCTTATCTGATGAAATACAAAGAGTACTCGTCCGCTGCCTTGGATGAGCAGAAGAAGCTGATTGAGAAACATGGAGACAAGATTGATCACGACATCATATCCTCGGAGATGAATGTTCTCTACCGTTGCATTAAGGAAGCGTTGAGGCTTCACCCTCCGTTGATCATGCTAATGAGAGCCTCCCACAGTGATTTCAACGTAACAACCAGGGATGGGAAAACGTATGACATCCCAAAGGGTCATATCGTTGCAACCTCGCCTGCTTTTGCAAACCGCTTGCCGCATGTCTTCAAGAACCCGGACAGCTACGACCCGGATAGATTCTCCCCGGGAAGAGAAGAGGACAAAGCCGCAGGGGCATTTTCGTACATTTCATTCGGTGGAGGTAGGCACGGGTGTCTTGGAGAGCCCTTTGCTTACCTTCAAATCAAAGCCATATGGAGTCATTTGTTGAGGAACTTTGAGCTTGAGTTGGTTTCACCCTTCCCTGAGATGGACTGGAACGCTATGGTGGTTGGCATTAAAGGCAATGTGATGGTGCGTTATAAGCGGCGTCAACTTGTCTTAGATTAA
- the LOC106403255 gene encoding uncharacterized protein LOC106403255 — protein MEGLKTVCGQWVFEKERWMFHVDNKRGTKVIPVNDNTSFEDLINKVHEDYRLDKGQVNVELSYMFSKKSLKNLNLDTPPVKIENICQLQGFFRGLKFERVRLCVEVTYKGSEETMKQSTHGEHVDQSDEDSDTDGERFDYCDDSDGATSDDEDFIAYGLPLEVDTEMKKEYKPQIGSATKSKKAGVVIPHVRQQLNSINIVVGQSFDSKSALKTRLKILTIVQQFDYDVEYSTPTLLIVKCWIRGCSWKLRASPTSNTPRFTVRTFVSDHTCSVTERSARCRQATPEILGSLYTDFIGGVEPTILPSHVKKSLNMCFGIKINYWKAHRTLKCARELVRGSAESGYHELPVYLHKIREANPGTFTRLVVDSSDRFKYLFIAFGASIKGFPFMRKVVVVDGTFLQGKYKGTLLIASSQDGNFQIFPIAFAIVDTENDESWKWFFRQLSCVIPDDERLAIISDRHKSIGNAISEVYPSASRGVCTYHLYKNVLLKFRGRELFGLVKKAANSFRLSDFETTFDEIKALHPALHGYLQKADVRKWARAHFPGDRYNLTTTNIAESINRVLSGARTLPIVRLLEAIRQMMTRWFSARKNDAYLMKTTLTRGVEKLLEGRVPYAKMLSVQQIDIHQYHVSGVSTTHIVNLTERRCSCRRFDIEKLPCVHAIAAAEATKLSTISLCHQYYRANYMYNAYFTAVLPRDADTSVPDNVAGIICLPPVVRQPPGRPKKSRMKSCLEKGENKKRPRKEHKCSICNQVGHNCKTCSVL, from the exons atggaaGGTCTTAAAACAGTTTGTGGTCAGTGGGTATTCGAGAAGGAAAGGTGGATGTTTCACGTTGATAACAAAAGAGGAACCAAAGTAATTCCAGTGAATGACAACACAAGCTTCGAAGATTTGATAAACAAGGTTCACGAGGATTACAGATTAGATAAGGGACAAGTTAACGTTGAATTGAGTTACATGTTCAGCAAGAAGAGTTTGAAGAATCTTAATCTTGACACACCCCCAGTAAAAATTGAGAATATCTGTCAGTTGCAAGGTTTCTTCCGTGGCCTAAAGTTTGAACGAGTTCGGCTATGCGTGGAGGTCACTTATAAAGGCAGCGAAGAGACGATGAAACAGAGCACTCACGGAGAACATGTAGATCAATCTGACGAAGACTCAGACACTGACGGAGAACGGTTTGACTATTGCGATGATTCAGATGGTGCGACTTCAGATGATGAGGACTTTATAGCCTACGGATTACCACTAGAAGTAGATACAGAGATGAAGAAGGAGTATAAGCCACAGATTGGGTCAGCGACAAAATCGAAAAAGGCTGGAGTAGTCATTCCGCATGTTAGGCAACAACTGAATTCTATAAATATAGTTGTTGGCCAAAGTTTTGACTCCAAGTCTGCATTAAAAACACGACTTAAGATCTTGACGATAGTGCAACAATTCGATTATGATGTTGAGTACTCAACACCAACTCTGTTAATCGTAAAGTGTTGGATTAGAGGCTGTAGTTGGAAGTTAAGAGCATCACCAACAAGTAATACTCCTCGCTTTACTGTACGCACCTTTGTTTCTGACCATACTTGTTCAGTTACAGAAAGATCAGCTCGCTGCAGACAAGCAACACCAGAGATTCTCGGATCTTTATACACTGATTTCATTGGTGGAGTGGAGCCAACCATTTTGCCAAGTCATGTGAAAAAATCCCTGAACATGTGCTTTGGAATAAAG ATTAATTACTGGAAAGCTCACCGGACACTGAAATGTGCAAGAGAATTGGTTAGGGGATCCGCAGAGAGTGGCTACCATGAGTTACCTGTGTATCTACACAAGATTAGAGAAGCAAATCCTGGGACATTCACTCGCCTTGTAGTAGATTCTAGTGACAGATTTAAGTACCTTTTCATTGCATTTGGTGCTAGCATCAAGGGCTTTCCATTCATGAGGAAGGTTGTTGTGGTCGATGGCACATTCTTGCAAGGAAAGTACAAAGGGACTCTACTGATTGCATCATCACAAGATGGCAACTTCCAGATATTTCCAATTGCATTTGCGATAGTGGATACTGAAAACGATGAATCATGGAAGTGGTTTTTCAGGCAACTGAGCTGTGTGATACCAGATGATGAAAGACTTGCTATTATTTCTGATAGACACAAATCAATTGGCAATGCAATTTCCGAGGTCTATCCATCTGCCAGCCGCGGAGTTTGCACTTACCACTTGTATAAAAATGTCTTGTTAAAGTTTAGAGGTCGCGAgttgtttggtttggttaaaaAGGCAGCTAATTCATTCAGGCTTTCAGATTTTGAGACCACATTCGATGAGATAAAAGCATTGCACCCAGCTTTGCATGGCTATTTGCAGAAAGCAGATGTACGGAAGTGGGCACGAGCTCATTTCCCTGGTGATAGGTACAACTTGACTACAACCAACATAGCTGAATCTATAAACAGAGTGCTTTCAGGTGCAAGGACTTTGCCGATTGTAAGACTTTTAGAAGCAATAAGGCAAATGATGACGCGCTGGTTTTCGGCAAGGAAGAATGATGCATATTTGATGAAAACAACTCTAACTCGTGGAGTTGAGAAGCTTTTAGAG GGTCGTGTGCCATATGCTAAAATGCTAAGCGTACAACAGATAGATATTCACCAATATCATGTTTCTGGTGTCTCAACTACACACATAGTGAATTTGACAGAGCGGAGATGTTCATGCCGCAGATTTGACATAGAAAAGTTACCATGCGTACATGCAATTGCGGCAGCAGAGGCGACAAAGTTATCAACGATTTCACTATGTCATCAATACTACCGTGCAAACTATATGTACAATGCTTACTTTACTGCAGTACTGCCAAGAGATGCTGATACATCAGTTCCTGATAATGTCGCAGGAATCATTTGTTTACCTCCTGTGGTCCGCCAACCACCAGGGAGACCCAAAAAATCAAGAATGAAATCTTGCCTTGAGAAAGGTGAAAATAAGAAACGCCCAAGAAAAGAGCATAAATGTTCTATTTGTAATCAGGTTGGTCACAATTGTAAAACATGTTCTGTTCTTTAG
- the LOC125604032 gene encoding glutathione S-transferase T3-like, with product MYLRLKVAYLRLCVAIRATQNILKTMDPKTSYTNLLFSQSQTTVDLDSPEPFWLGSQGPNESVVEPVVESGGDPKERRKWCPKEDKILIGAWLNTSKDAVVSNDQRAGAFWKRIVDYYNASPQLAGTIPREVCSCKKRWGRINADVSKFAGCYDAALREQRSGQNDDDVMKAAIDILFKTNDYKFSMDHCWRELRHDQKWCSTYGPKECGKEKRKGDVEADGGDEAEGRPIGVKAAKAASKKKKSGKEESLAKIHAIM from the coding sequence ATGTATCTTAGGTTAAAGGTCGCCTACTTAAGGCTATGTGTTGCTATTAGAGCGACACAGAACATTCTCAAAACCATGGATCCTAAAACTAGTTATACAAACCTCTTGTTTAGTCAATCTCAGACTACAGTGGACCTTGATTCACCCGAACCTTTTTGGTTGGGTAGCCAAGGTCCTAATGAGTCAGTTGTCGAGCCTGTTGTCGAGTCTGGTGGCGACCCTAAGGAGAGGAGGAAATGGTGTCCGAAGGAGGATAAAATCCTTATTGGTGCTTGGCTTAACACTAGTAAGGATGCTGTCGTAAGTAATGACCAGAGGGCTGGTGCATTCTGGAAGCGCATTGTCGACTACTACAACGCAAGTCCGCAATTGGCTGGGACAATACCGAGAGAGGTTTGTTCCTGCAAGAAGCGTTGGGGTAGGATCAACGCTGACGTATCCAAGTTTGCTGGATGCTATGACGCCGCTCTGAGGGAGCAGAGGAGTGGccaaaatgatgatgatgtgatgaaagcCGCCATAGACATTTTATTCAAAACTAACGACTACAAGTTCAGCATGGATCACTGCTGGAGGGAGCTGAGGCATGACCAGAAATGGTGCTCCACCTATGGGCCTAAAGAATGTGGAAAGGAAAAGCGCAAAGGAGACGTGGAGGctgatggaggagatgaagcagaGGGCAGACCTATTGGGGTCAAGGCTGCTAAAGCTGcatctaagaagaagaagagtggtaAAGAAGAGTCTTTGGCAAAGATACACGCAATCATGTAA